The following are encoded together in the Chlorocebus sabaeus isolate Y175 chromosome 12, mChlSab1.0.hap1, whole genome shotgun sequence genome:
- the GALNT12 gene encoding polypeptide N-acetylgalactosaminyltransferase 12 isoform X2: protein MKPLAPPFECGPDSLLWSTEPSTGCKEKKYDYDNLPRTSVIIAFYNEAWSTLLRTVYSVLETSPDILLEEVILVDDYSDREHLKERLANELSGLPKVRLIRANKREGLVRARLLGASAARGDVLTFLDCHCECHEGWLEPLLQRIHEEESAVVCPVIDVIDWNTFEYLGNSGEPQIGGFDWRLVFTWHTVPERERIRMRSPVDVIRSPTMAGGLFAVSKKYFEYLGSYDTGMEVWGGENLEFSFRIWQCGGVLETHPCSHVGHVFPKQAPYSRNKALANSVRAAEVWMDEFKELYYHRNPHARLEPFGDVTERKQLRAKLQCKDFKWFLETVYPELHVPEDRPGFFGMLQNQGLKDYCFDYNPPDENQIVGHQVILYVCHGMGHNQFFEYTSQKEIRYNTHQPEGCIAVEAGMDILIMHLCEETAPENQKFILQEDGSLFHEQSKKCVQAARKESSDSFVPLLRDCTNSDHQKWFFKERML, encoded by the exons ATGAAGCCACTTGCTCCTCCCTTTGAATGTGGACCAGACTCCCTTCTCTGGAGCACAGAGCCTTCCACAGG GtgcaaagagaagaaatatgatTATGATAATTTGCCCAGGACATCTGTTATCATAGCATTTTATAATGAAGCCTGGTCAACTCTCCTTCGGACAGTTTACAGTGTCCTTGAGACATCCCCGGATATCCTGCTAGAAGAAGTGATCCTTGTAGATGACTACAGTGATAGAG AGCACCTGAAGGAGCGCTTGGCCAATGAGCTTTCGGGACTGCCTAAGGTACGCCTGATCCGCGCCAACAAGAGAGAGGGCCTGGTGCGAGCCCGGCTGCTGGGGGCGTCTGCGGCGAGGGGCGATGTCCTGACCTTCCTGGACTGTCACTGTGAGTGCCACGAGGGGTGGCTGGAGCCGCTGCTGCAGAG GATCCATGAAGAGGAGTCGGCAGTTGTGTGCCCAGTGATTGATGTGATCGACTGGAACACCTTCGAATACCTGGGGAACTCCGGGGAGCCCCAGATCGGCGGTTTCGACTGGAGGCTGGTGTTCACGTGGCACACGGTTCCCGAGCGGGAGAGGATACGGATGCGATCCCCCGTCGATGTCATCAG GTCTCCAACAATGGCCGGTGGGCTGTTTGCTGTGagtaagaaatattttgaatatctggGGTCTTATGATACAGGAATGGAAGTTTGGGGAGGAGAAAACCTCGAATTCTCCTTTAGG ATCTGGCAGTGTGGTGGGGTTCTGGAAACACACCCGTGttcccatgttggccatgttTTCCCCAAGCAAGCTCCCTACTCCCGCAACAAGGCTCTGGCCAACAGTGTGCGTGCAGCTGAAGTGTGGATGGATGAATTTAAAGAGCTCTACTACCATCGCAACCCCCATGCCCGCTTG GAACCTTTTGGGGATGTGACAGAGAGGAAGCAGCTCCGGGCCAAGCTCCAGTGTAAGGACTTCAAGTGGTTCTTGGAGACTGTGTATCCAGAATTGCATGTGCCTGAGGACAGGCCTGGCTTCTTCGGGATG ctcCAGAACCAAGGACTGAAAGATTACTGCTTTGACTATAACCCTCCTGATGAAAACCAGATTGTGGGACACCAGGTCATTCTGTACGTCTGTCATGGGATGGGCCATAATCAG tttttcgagTACACGTCCCAGAAAGAAATACGCTATAACACCCACCAGCCAGAGGGCTGCATTGCTGTGGAAGCAGGAATGGATATCCTTATCATGCATCTCTGCGAAGAAACTGCTCCAGAGAATCAGAAGTTCATCTTGCAGGAG GATGGTTCTTTATTTCACGAACAGTCCAAGAAATGTGTCCAGGCTGCGAGGAAGGAGTCGAGTGACAGTTTCGTTCCACTCTTACGAGACTGCACCAACTCGGATCATCAGAAATGGTTCTTCAAGGAGCGCATGTTATGA